The DNA segment CTGGTTGAGGTCCCAGAAGTCCAGCACGTCACCCGCTTCGTTGACCTCAATGATGTGGTCGCGGATCGAACGCACCCGCTTGCCATCCGGGCGGCGGTAGTCGCTGGTGCCGACGCGCAGCAGGTAGGTGCCGTTGACCGTTTCGCGGATCTCGTGGGAGAAGTCGGCGAATTTGTCTGGCAGGGTGCGCTGCCACACCTGGCGGCCGAGCAGGTCGTACTTGGAATAGGTCTGGCCTTGGCCCCAGATCAGCTTGCCGTCGCGGGTCTGCTGGAAGCCCATGGTCCCGCCCAGGCCGTCGCGGCGGTTGGAGTCGTGGATCTGCTCGATGTCCAGGTACCAGCGCACATCGCCATTGCTGTCGGCGATCCAGTTGTTGCCGACCTGGTCCCATTCGGCAGCGCCGCCCAGGGCGTTCCACTTCAGTGCGCGGCCACCCGGAATATCGCCGAGCAGGTGGTTGAACAGGTACAGGCGTTTCTCGAAGCCCGGCGCGACCTTGACCGGCACCACCTGCGGCAGCGCCGCTGTCTGTTTTGCCACCACTGGCAAGCGCACGGCCGGGGCATAGATTTCGTACTGTTCGCGAATTCGCTCGCCATCGAGCTTGTAGCTGACTTCGACCTGGTTGACGTGATCCGGGTACAAGCCAAACACCGGGATGCCGCCATAGGTCCACAGCGAGCGGTCGGATACGTCGTAGACGATATCCACCCCGCGCTCGCCCCGCCCGCGCACGCGTACATGGGCAGCGCTGATGGCCCGACCACCATCGCGGATGATCGCGGTCAGTGGCGCCAGGCGATAGGGGTTGACCACTACATCGCCGAGCAGCGCCTCGTCATGGTCGGGCACCTTGGCGGTGAGGCAAGCGCCTTCGGGCAAGGCGGGGGTGTCGGTCTTGGCATTCATGGCAAAGCTCCTTGTGCTCAGAAGTCGTAACGGGCGGTGGCGCCCACGGTGCGCGGGGTGCCAAGCACGCCGGCATAACCGCCGTTGGCGGAGTTCCACAGGCTGGTGAAGTAGGTCTTGTCGCCGGCGTTCTTGACCCACAGCGACAGGTCGAGCACGCCATCACCCTGGTCCAGGCGCACGCCGGTGGAGAGGTTGACGATCGCGTAGCTGGGGATCTGGCCGTAGTCGGAGTCGTCGATGGTGCCCACCGCCTTGGAGCGGAAGGCGTAGCTGGCGGTAACGTAGGGTTCGATACGCTCGGTCAATTGCCACTTGTACTGGCCGTTGAGGTTGGCGATGTACTTGGAGGCGCCGACCACCTGGTGCCCGGACAGGTCGCAGGTGGCGGTGGCGCTGGCCAGGCTCACTTCAGGTGGGCATGGGGCGTCTTTGTAGTCGGTGTAACGCACATCGTTCCACGAGCCGTTGAAGTTGACCGTGAGGCCGGTGATCGGCAGCGCAGTGGCCTCGAACTCAAGGCCGCGCGAGCGCACGCTGCCGGCGTTGGCTAGGTACTGCACGCGGTTGACCTGGTCGTAGACGTTGGCCTGGTAGCCATGCACCTCGGCCCAGAACAGGTTGGCGTTGAGCTGCAGGCGGTTGTCGAGCAACGTGCTCTTGAGGCCCAGCTCAGCGTTGTTGACCCGCTCGGTGCCGACCAGCAACGAATCGGTCCCAAGCCGTGGCGCGGCACCGACAGTCAGGTTGACCCCGCCCGACTTCTCGCCGTGGGTGAGGCTGGCGTAGCCCAGCAGGTCGTCGGTAAAGCGGTAGCTCAGGCTAAGCAGGCCCGAGGGGCTGAAGCTGTACTGGTTGAGGTCACCCGAGTCGTAGGCGCCGACGCGACCATTGCGCGCCGCCGCCGCCGCTCCAGATACCGCCGTGCCGCCAGACGGGGCATCGCGGGTGACCCAGGCGCTCTTCTCTTCATACGTACCGCGCACTCCGGCAGTGAAATCCAGGCGCTCGGTGAGGTGCCAGGTGCCTTGGGCGAACAGCGCGTAGCTGTCGGTATCGATGTGGCCATTGCCGATGGTGTTGACGTTGGCCAGGGCGCCAGCGGGCGTCTGGTTCCAGATATCGGCCTGCGGGCCGTAATAGGTGAACGACTTGTTATCCAGGTCCTGCTTGAAATAGTAGGCACCCAGGACATAGTCGAAGAAGCCGCCGGTGGGCGAGGCCAGGCGAATCTCCTGCGAATACTGCTTGTCGCGCACCGAGACCCCAGCGCTGTAGAACACCGGCACATCCAGGCCATCGTCGTTGCGCGGGGTGAAGTCCCACCAGCGGTAGGCGCTGATCGAAGTCAGGGTGAAATCGTTGGGTAGGGTCCAATTGGCCTCTACCGACGTTCCCCCCTGGAACACCGTGACCTGCTGCTCGGCATCGAAGTTGACCTTGCGGTCCTTGCCCGACACCAGTGTGGCGCCGGCCTGGGCGGCCAGGCTCTCGTAGCGGTTGACGCCATTGATGGTCGGGCCGGTGCTGTACAGGCTGAGAATGCCGTTGTCGGAATTCTCCTCGTTGTACTCGCCGATCCAGCGCAGGTTGAAGGTTTCATTGGGCTGAAACAGCAGCTGGGTTCGAAAGCCTTGGCGCTTGCCGCCGTTGAGGTCGTGGCCGTCGTGGACGTTCTTCACATAGCCGTCGTCTTCAGTGTGGTAGGCGCTGATGCGCCCGGCCAAGGTGTCGCTGATCGGCCCGGAGAAACTGCCCTGGGTCTGCCAGTAGCCATCCTCGCCCAGCGACGACTGCACGCTGCCTTCGCGATGGAAGGTCGGTTTGCGGGTGGTGATGTTGAGCACCCCGGCGGTGGTGTTCTTACCGAACAGCGTGCCCTGCGGGCCGCGCAGCACTTCCAGCTGCTCGACGTCGAGCAGGTCGAACACGGCCATGCCCGGGCGACCAAGATAGACGTTGTCCAGATAAATGCCGACGCTGCCTTCCAGACCGTCGCTGGCCGGGTTGTTGCCCAGGCCACGGATCGAGATGCTCGACTGGCGGGCGTGAACGTAGGCCACGTTGGTGCTCGGTACTAACTGCTGAAGGTCCTGAACCCGGTAGATGCGCTGGGTTTCCAGGGTTTCGCTGCCCAGCACGCTAATCGGCGTGGGCACGCTCTGCGCGGTTTCCTCGCGGCGACGCGCGTTGACGGTAACGGTGCCGAGCTTGGCGGCTTGCTCCACCGCCGGGGTGGCGCTGACCGGCTCGTCAGCAAAGCTGTTGCCAGCGGCGGCCAGCAGCACGCCAGCGGCCAGGGGCTGCAGGGCGAAGAGTGATGCGCGCGCGGGCCAACGATAGATTCGGGACATGCAATGCTCCTTGAGGCATGGGCCGTGGCGAGCATTTCCGTTGTCGGAACCGAATCGCGGTCAGGCAGACTTATATTCTTTTAAGATCTATAAATATGTGTAATTCATATTTTGTGGAATAAGTAACACTCTTTATAAGGGTCACAACCCTTCCCATCAATTGCATTTCACCGAAAGTTTTCATGTAGAAAATGCATATAGATCTTCGTCAGCTGCGCCACTACATCGCCCTTGTCGAACACCGCAGCTTTGTCGCCGCGGCGGCGGCGGTGAACCTGTCGCAATCGGCCTTCAGCCGCAGCATTCAGACCCTGGAGCACAACGTTGGCTGCCGCCTGGTCGACCGCGCCAGCAAGGAGCTGGCGCCGACTCGGCAAGGCTTGCTGGTGCTGGAGCACTCACGGCGGTTGGTGCATGGCGCACACAACCTGGTCAACGAGATCAACCAGTTCAACGGCGCGACCACTGGGGTGGTGCGCTTCGGCTCAGGGCCTGCGCCGGCGGGCGGCTTGGTGCCGCGCGCGGTGGCGCGTTTCGTCAGTGAATTTCCGGCGGCGCGCACCTGTTTCCAGGTGGATAACTGGCAGGCGTTGAACCGCAAGTTGATTGCCGAGGAGATCGAGTTCTTCGTGGCCGACACCCGCCAGTTCGAGGCTGATCCGGATTACCGCGTGCACAAGCTGACGCCGCAGCGCTGGCACTTCTGCTGCCGCGCCGGACATCCGTTGACCGAGCAAGCCGAGGTACGTGCGCGAGATCTGTTCGATTACCCCCTGGCGACCACCTTCCGCCCGCCGAATATCCGCAAGATCCTCAGCGACCTCAGCGGTCGCCAGGATTTTCTGCCTAGCGTGGAATGCGAGCATGGCTATGCGCTGCTCAATGTGGTGCTGCACTCGGACACCATCGGCATCGCCTGTAGTGCCAACTTGCGGCCGTATCAGGGTGAGCGAGGGTTGATGGCGCTGCAGTTGGTGGACCTGACGGCGGAGCAGGAGCAAGAGTGCTACACCCGCTACGGGGTGGTAAGCCGGGTCGGGTATGGCTTGTCGCCGTTGGCGCAGGGGTTGGTCAGGCAGTTGATTGCCTGTGATGCGCAAGCCTGAATGCTGCTTAGGGTTCGTGCTGCCTAAGCTTCGTAGGAGCGGGATAAGCTTCGTAGGAGCGGGCTTGCCCCGCGATAGCAGTGGTGAATTCACCATCGCTATCGCGGGGTAAGCCCTCTCCTACGTTGCATCAGCCCTTGCGCGTAGTCCGGCTCAACTGCCCATCAACCCCCACCGGCACCTCCCCTGCCAAGGTCACCCGGCGCACGATCCGCGGCTGGGTCCCATAGTCATCCACCGCATAATGCTGGGTGGCGCGGTTATCCCAGATCGCCACATCGCCCGCCTGCCAGCGCCAGCGCACGGTGTTCTCCAGGCGCGTCACATGGCCCTGCAACACGGCAAACAAATGCTGCGAATCAGCCAGCGAATAGCCCTTGATACGCTTGACGAAATGCCCCAGCTGCAACGCCCGCTCGCCACTGATCGGGTGCACCCGCACCACCGGATGCTCGGTCTCGTAGACGGTCGAGGTGAACACCTTGCGATAACGCTCAAGCTTGGCGGGATCAACGTCGGGCTTGAGGCTGGCGTAGTCATACTCGTTGCTGTGCACCGCCCACAATTTGTCCGCCAGCTCGCGCAGCGCCTCCGGCAACTCGCGATATGCCGCTGCCGTGTTGGCCCAAACCGTATCGCCGCCTGAGGTCGGCGCCACCACGCTGCGCAGGATCGAGGCCTTGGGGTAGGCATCGACAAAGGTCACATCGGTGTGCCAGGAGTTGGCCCGCTGCCCTTCGGCACCATCGAGCTGCAACAAGTAACTGGTGCCATCGACCACGGGCACCGTGGGATGGGCGACCGGCTCGCCGAGCAGCTTGGCGAAGCCTTCCTGGCTCTGGTCATCCAGATGGGTCTGCTCACGGAAGAAGATCACCTTGTGCTCGACCAGTGCGGCCTGAATGGCCTCGACGGTCGCTGCATCGAGGTCGGCGGCAAGCTTGACCCCGCGTATCTCGGCGCCGATGCGGCCGGCAATCGGCTGGATGTCGAGCTCAACGGTGTGCGGCGCGGTGGCCAGTGCGGCATTGCTCATTGCGGTGGTCCTCACGGTCAAATGAAGGGGGCTTTGCGGTTATCAGCGAGCGGCCTGGGTGGCCTGTTGTGCTTGCAGCGCAGCATCGAGGAAGCGCGGCTCGATCCAATCAGAAACCTGGAAGCTGCGACGGATCAGGCGTTCCTTGGCCGCCAGGTCGACGCCCTGTTGCAGCAGGCCGACGAATTCGGCGTCCAGCCGCGGATCGAAGTAGTGCGCGAGGTTCTCCTGGGCCAGGTCGCCTTCGAGGATCACCTTGGGATAGTTGGCGGTGCTCGCCACCAGATCGACGTAGGCCTGGCGGTTGTTCTCATCGCGCAGCCACTCGGTGGCCTGCTGCTGAGCCTTGACCAGGCGGGCGGTCAGCTCAGGGTGCTGGCGAATGAATTCGCCGGTGCCAAGCAGCACCGCCTGGGTGCTGCCAGCGCCCTTGAGGTCGCGCGAGTTGACCGGCAGTTCGACCAAGCCGCGATCGCGCAGCGAGAGCAGGTTGGACAGCCCCCAAGTGGCGTCGATCTGCTTGGCAGCAATGGCGGCATTGGCGGCGTTGAAGTCCAGGTTGATGACCTTCAGATCGCGCTCCGACAGCCCTTGGCTGGCCAAGGCACTGGCAAATGACAGTTGGTTGGCCGTGCCGCGAAATACCGCCACCCGCTTGCCCTTGAGGTCTTGCAGGGTCTTGATCCCGGAGCCTGGCACCACGCCCAGGTAGCTTTTCACCCCGCGCACCCCGGCCGACAGCACGCGGGTATCCAGGCCATTGGCCTTGCCGATGATCGCCGCCAGATCGCCCAGGTAGGCGAAGTCCGCCTGGCCGTTGGCCAGGGCTTCGTTGATCACCGGGCCTGCGCCCTTGAAGAAGCGCCAATCGATCTGGATGCCGTCCTTGGCAAACTCTTTCTCCAGCAGTTGCTGGCTGCGCAGCACGTCCACCACCCCGCCCGCGCTGGGCTTGCTGCCAGCGCTCAAGTCGGGCACGGCAATGCGGATGGTGTCGACCTCGGCGGCCTGCGCGTTCAGCGCAAAGGCGCTGAGCACGCCAGCCAGCAGGGTGGGGGCGAAACGACTGAGCAAGTGACGCAGTGGGCTTTTCATGGCAAGGCTCCTTGGCAGGCTGCCACCGGCGAGGGCCGGCGCTTTGGCCAGAAGCTAGGCGGGTCTGCTTAGTACCAACAAAGATCAAATCTTCATTTTTTAGTAACTGAAAGATATAAATGAGGCGCTGCGCGGGCCGCAGCCCGGCTTGCGTGAAACGCATGGAAAATATGAGGAAAACGCAACGCCGATAGGCTTCCCCATGCATGAAACGCATGTTCTTATCTCTTGAAGTACATTAATGGAGATTTTTTATTCCATAAATGAATAATCTAACAACGCTTCGAGAGATGCCCGATGAGCGAACTGCTGACCTCGGGGCCTGCCTTGCCGGCCCTGCCGAGATGGCGAATTGGCGCCGAGCGCCTACTGCCCTGGCTGCTGCCTTTGGCGCTGGCCGCATTGTGGGTGAGCGCCAGCCACTTGCACTGGATGAGCGAACAGATTCTGCCGGCGCCGACGCTGGTCTGGCAGAGCGCACTGGACTTCGGTACCGGTGAGCTCTGGAGCCACCTGTGGATAAGTGTGCAACGCCTGGCCTGGGGGCTGCTCGCGGGGATTACTGGCGGGCTGTTGCTGGGCACCTGGCTGGGCGCCTCGCGACGAGCGCAAACGCTGGTGCTGCCAACATTCGTGGCGTTGGCGCAGATCCCCACGCTGGCCTGGATTCCGTTGTTCATGCTGTTTTTCGGCATCGGCGAGCTGCTCAAGCTGGTGGTGCTGATCAAGGCCATCGTGGTGCCAGTAACCCTGCATACCCTGGTCGGCGTGCGCGACGCCCAACCGAAGCTACGCGAAGCGGCCGCAACCCTGCGTCTGCCGCGTCACTTGGTGTTCCGGCGTCTGCTGCTGCCAGCCGCCCTGCCCTTGTTCCTGGCGGGCGTGCGCCTGGCCCTGGCGACGGGCTGGACCTCACTGCTGGCGGTCGAGCTATTGGCCTCAAGCGAGGGCATCGGCTACCTGATGGTCTGGGGCCGACAGCTGTTCATGCTCGATCTGGTATTGCTCTGCATCCTGTTGATCGGTCTGGTCGGGGCGTGCATGGATCGCGGCTTCAGCAGCCTTGAGCGACGCCTGCTGTACTGGCCGCAACCGGCCACCGGCGAGCAACGCCGCAGCATCGTGCCGCGAGCCTGGCAAGGCTTGCTGCTACCGCTGGCGCTATTGGCACTGTGGCAGGCGAGCAGCAGTTTCGGCTGGGTCGACGACAACATCCTCACCTCGCCCCTAGGCGTGCTGCACAGTCTGAAAGCTGGCGTGGCAGACGGCTCGCTGCTTGAAGCCCTGCGCCTGAGCCTGCAACGCACCCTGGCCGGCCTGCTGATTGGCGGCGGCGCAGGCTTTTTGCTGGGGGTGCTGCTGGGGCTGTCGAACAGGTCCGAACGTCTACTCGGGCCGAGCCTTTCGGCGCTGCGCCAAGTGGCGATCTTTGCCTGGGTGCCGCTGCTGACCGCCTGGTTTGGCCTGGGCGAAGGGGCCAAGTTGGTGTTCGTCGGCCTGGCGGCATTCTTCCCGCTGTTCATCGCCACCCAACGTGGCATCGCCAGCCTGTCGCCGCAGCTGGGCGAAGCCGCCCGCGCGCTGCGCCTGGACCTGCCGCACCGCCTGCGCTTGCTGGTCCTGCCCGGCGCCGCCCCAGCGATTTTCGCCGGCCTGCGCCTGTCGCTGATCTATGCCTGGCTGGGCACCATTGGTGCGGAATACTTCATGCCCTCGGACGGCGGCATCGCTAGCCTGATGCTCGGCGCGCAACAGCTTTTCCGCATGGACCAGGTGATGGCCGCGATGGTCCTGATCGGCCTGGTCGGCGCCCTGCTGGGCAACCTTGGACAACGCCTCGAATCGCGCGCCACGCGCTGGAGAACCGCATGAACGCCTTTATCAATGCCGCTTTGCACGCCGCCAACCAGGCTGACGCCACGCCCCCGCTGGTGAGCTTCGAGCAGGTCAGCAAGACCTTCACCGTCGACGGCCAGGCATTGGAGGCCATCCGTAATTTCGACCTATCGATCAACCAAGGCGAGTTCATCGCCATCGTCGGCGCCTCGGGGTGCGGCAAGTCGACCCTGCTGCGCTTGCTGGTGGGGCTGGATACCGACTACAGCGGCAGCATCCGCGTCGATGGCCAGCCGGTACACGGCATTGGTGGCGAACGCGGCATCGTGTTCCAAGAGCATCGGCTATTCCCTTGGTTGAATGTCGAGCAGAACATTGGCCTGGGCTTGGTCAACGAGAAGCTCACCCAGGGCGAGCGCGCGCGGCGCGTGCATGAATACGTGCAGTTGGTGGGTTTGGTCGGGTTTGAATCGGCCTATCCGCATCAGTTGTCGGGTGGCATGGCGCAGCGGGTGGCGATCGCCCGCGGCTTGGTCGCCAGCCCACGCATCCTGCTGCTGGACGAACCGTTCGGCGCGCTGGATGCATTGACCCGCCAGCAGTTGCAGGATGAGCTGCTGGCGATCCGCGAGCGCTCAGGGATTACCACCCTGCTGGTGACGCACGATGCCGAAGAGGCGACTTATCTGGCGGATCGGGTGGTGGTGCTAGAGCCACGACCTGGGCGGATCAAGGCGGTAGTGGAAGTCGACATCGCCCACCCGCGCCAGCGCACCGGAGTCGCGTTGCATGGGTTACGCGAGAAGGTCCTGCACCAGATTACCGGAGATGGCGGCTATCTGAAGCCGCCAGCGCAGCGGGTGGAAGGTCTGCGCCCAGAACTGATCGCACTTTGAGTTCACTGGCCTTATCGCGGGGCAAGCCCGCTCCCACGCATGGCCGTACTGCGTGGGAGCGGGCTTGCCCCGCGATGAGGCCAGCGGCTTCAACCCAGCTCCCGAAGATACTGCCAGGGGTAGATCCCGCGCTCATGGCCATCGCTGAACACCAACTGCACGCCATACCCCTGCACCTCGATCCGCTCAACCCGAACATCATCGCGCACCGCCAAAATGCCCCCGCGCAATTTGCTTGCCCGGCATTGCGAGCAGGGGCACGCTCCCCTGAGCCGCACATGGCTGATCACTTGCAGCGCATCTGCCCATTGCACCGCCAACTCGCCCTGCCCGCGCACATTACGTAACCCGCTCGGCGCGTTCATCACGCCGCCCCCTGCAATTGCGCCAGGGCAATGCGCACCGCTTTGCGCACTTCCGGATCACTGTCAGCCTCGGCATTGCGCAACGCCGGCAGCGCGGCGCTATCGCCCAATTCACCCAAGGCCAATGCGGCCTCCTTGCGCAAGTTGGCGATGCCGTGGCCGAGCAGCTCGGCCAGCCCTTGCAGGGCCTGGCGGAAACGCAGGCGCCCCAGCGAGCGTGCCGCGCGCAGGCGTACCTGCCAATAATCATCGGCCAAGGCCTCGACCAATGCCGGGCCGGCCTGGGCATGGCCGACCTTGCCCAAGGTGGTGGCGGCTTCTTCACGCACCTGCCAGGCCTCGTCGCGCAATGCCGCAGTCAGCGCGGGCAACACGCTGCTATCCCGGGCCAGGCCCAACGCCCCAATGGCTGCGCGGCGCACCTCGGTGTCCGGCTCCTGCGCGGCGAGCCCGGCCAACGCTGGCAAGGCCGGCTCATGCTTGAGCCAGCCAAGAATTCCCACGGCCTCGCGACGCACCGCGGCGTCCGCATCTTGCAGCGCCAGCAGCGCCGGGCCTGCGGCGTCTTCCAGGCGCAGTTCGCGCAGGGCACGCAACGCACTGGCGCGCACAAAGGCATCGGCCTGGTTCACCCAAGGCAAGATCAGCAAGCCCGCTTCCAGGCTCTTCAACTCACTGAGGCTTTGCGCGGCGGCCAGGCGCACCGGCTCGGCGCTGTCGGCCAGCGCAGCACACAGTGCTTGCACCACATCTGGCTGTTCCCAGGCTTCGAGCAAACGCGCCGCCTCGGTACGTACCTCGGTCGAGGAGTCGACCAGCAGCGCATCAGTCAGCCACGGCAAGCCCTCGGGCTCTTCCAGATCGGCCAAGTCGATCAGGGCGATGCGCCGCACGGCCGCGTCGTCGGCGT comes from the Pseudomonas urmiensis genome and includes:
- a CDS encoding aryl-sulfate sulfotransferase, encoding MNAKTDTPALPEGACLTAKVPDHDEALLGDVVVNPYRLAPLTAIIRDGGRAISAAHVRVRGRGERGVDIVYDVSDRSLWTYGGIPVFGLYPDHVNQVEVSYKLDGERIREQYEIYAPAVRLPVVAKQTAALPQVVPVKVAPGFEKRLYLFNHLLGDIPGGRALKWNALGGAAEWDQVGNNWIADSNGDVRWYLDIEQIHDSNRRDGLGGTMGFQQTRDGKLIWGQGQTYSKYDLLGRQVWQRTLPDKFADFSHEIRETVNGTYLLRVGTSDYRRPDGKRVRSIRDHIIEVNEAGDVLDFWDLNQILDPYRGELLETLGKAAIQLPDGVAKQDSTLANELAEGDLPFGDTPGVGTGRNWAHVNAIDYDAEDDSIIVSARHQGVVKIGRDKQVKWILASPQGWPQRLKDKVLTPVASEGFDWSWTQHTAWLTGKGTLTVFDNGWGRNFEPTKLSGNYSRAVEYRIDEAKGTVEQVWEYGKERGDEWYSPVTSVVAYRPETDTQFIYSASVGFLTKEKLTSTTLNEVRRGSQEVLVELKVLSRQPGSVGYRALVIDLDKAF
- a CDS encoding TonB-dependent receptor, with product MSRIYRWPARASLFALQPLAAGVLLAAAGNSFADEPVSATPAVEQAAKLGTVTVNARRREETAQSVPTPISVLGSETLETQRIYRVQDLQQLVPSTNVAYVHARQSSISIRGLGNNPASDGLEGSVGIYLDNVYLGRPGMAVFDLLDVEQLEVLRGPQGTLFGKNTTAGVLNITTRKPTFHREGSVQSSLGEDGYWQTQGSFSGPISDTLAGRISAYHTEDDGYVKNVHDGHDLNGGKRQGFRTQLLFQPNETFNLRWIGEYNEENSDNGILSLYSTGPTINGVNRYESLAAQAGATLVSGKDRKVNFDAEQQVTVFQGGTSVEANWTLPNDFTLTSISAYRWWDFTPRNDDGLDVPVFYSAGVSVRDKQYSQEIRLASPTGGFFDYVLGAYYFKQDLDNKSFTYYGPQADIWNQTPAGALANVNTIGNGHIDTDSYALFAQGTWHLTERLDFTAGVRGTYEEKSAWVTRDAPSGGTAVSGAAAAARNGRVGAYDSGDLNQYSFSPSGLLSLSYRFTDDLLGYASLTHGEKSGGVNLTVGAAPRLGTDSLLVGTERVNNAELGLKSTLLDNRLQLNANLFWAEVHGYQANVYDQVNRVQYLANAGSVRSRGLEFEATALPITGLTVNFNGSWNDVRYTDYKDAPCPPEVSLASATATCDLSGHQVVGASKYIANLNGQYKWQLTERIEPYVTASYAFRSKAVGTIDDSDYGQIPSYAIVNLSTGVRLDQGDGVLDLSLWVKNAGDKTYFTSLWNSANGGYAGVLGTPRTVGATARYDF
- a CDS encoding LysR family transcriptional regulator, with the translated sequence MHIDLRQLRHYIALVEHRSFVAAAAAVNLSQSAFSRSIQTLEHNVGCRLVDRASKELAPTRQGLLVLEHSRRLVHGAHNLVNEINQFNGATTGVVRFGSGPAPAGGLVPRAVARFVSEFPAARTCFQVDNWQALNRKLIAEEIEFFVADTRQFEADPDYRVHKLTPQRWHFCCRAGHPLTEQAEVRARDLFDYPLATTFRPPNIRKILSDLSGRQDFLPSVECEHGYALLNVVLHSDTIGIACSANLRPYQGERGLMALQLVDLTAEQEQECYTRYGVVSRVGYGLSPLAQGLVRQLIACDAQA
- a CDS encoding TauD/TfdA dioxygenase family protein, giving the protein MSNAALATAPHTVELDIQPIAGRIGAEIRGVKLAADLDAATVEAIQAALVEHKVIFFREQTHLDDQSQEGFAKLLGEPVAHPTVPVVDGTSYLLQLDGAEGQRANSWHTDVTFVDAYPKASILRSVVAPTSGGDTVWANTAAAYRELPEALRELADKLWAVHSNEYDYASLKPDVDPAKLERYRKVFTSTVYETEHPVVRVHPISGERALQLGHFVKRIKGYSLADSQHLFAVLQGHVTRLENTVRWRWQAGDVAIWDNRATQHYAVDDYGTQPRIVRRVTLAGEVPVGVDGQLSRTTRKG
- a CDS encoding ABC transporter substrate-binding protein, which translates into the protein MKSPLRHLLSRFAPTLLAGVLSAFALNAQAAEVDTIRIAVPDLSAGSKPSAGGVVDVLRSQQLLEKEFAKDGIQIDWRFFKGAGPVINEALANGQADFAYLGDLAAIIGKANGLDTRVLSAGVRGVKSYLGVVPGSGIKTLQDLKGKRVAVFRGTANQLSFASALASQGLSERDLKVINLDFNAANAAIAAKQIDATWGLSNLLSLRDRGLVELPVNSRDLKGAGSTQAVLLGTGEFIRQHPELTARLVKAQQQATEWLRDENNRQAYVDLVASTANYPKVILEGDLAQENLAHYFDPRLDAEFVGLLQQGVDLAAKERLIRRSFQVSDWIEPRFLDAALQAQQATQAAR
- a CDS encoding ABC transporter permease, which translates into the protein MSELLTSGPALPALPRWRIGAERLLPWLLPLALAALWVSASHLHWMSEQILPAPTLVWQSALDFGTGELWSHLWISVQRLAWGLLAGITGGLLLGTWLGASRRAQTLVLPTFVALAQIPTLAWIPLFMLFFGIGELLKLVVLIKAIVVPVTLHTLVGVRDAQPKLREAAATLRLPRHLVFRRLLLPAALPLFLAGVRLALATGWTSLLAVELLASSEGIGYLMVWGRQLFMLDLVLLCILLIGLVGACMDRGFSSLERRLLYWPQPATGEQRRSIVPRAWQGLLLPLALLALWQASSSFGWVDDNILTSPLGVLHSLKAGVADGSLLEALRLSLQRTLAGLLIGGGAGFLLGVLLGLSNRSERLLGPSLSALRQVAIFAWVPLLTAWFGLGEGAKLVFVGLAAFFPLFIATQRGIASLSPQLGEAARALRLDLPHRLRLLVLPGAAPAIFAGLRLSLIYAWLGTIGAEYFMPSDGGIASLMLGAQQLFRMDQVMAAMVLIGLVGALLGNLGQRLESRATRWRTA
- a CDS encoding ABC transporter ATP-binding protein, translating into MNAFINAALHAANQADATPPLVSFEQVSKTFTVDGQALEAIRNFDLSINQGEFIAIVGASGCGKSTLLRLLVGLDTDYSGSIRVDGQPVHGIGGERGIVFQEHRLFPWLNVEQNIGLGLVNEKLTQGERARRVHEYVQLVGLVGFESAYPHQLSGGMAQRVAIARGLVASPRILLLDEPFGALDALTRQQLQDELLAIRERSGITTLLVTHDAEEATYLADRVVVLEPRPGRIKAVVEVDIAHPRQRTGVALHGLREKVLHQITGDGGYLKPPAQRVEGLRPELIAL
- a CDS encoding DUF971 domain-containing protein, whose protein sequence is MNAPSGLRNVRGQGELAVQWADALQVISHVRLRGACPCSQCRASKLRGGILAVRDDVRVERIEVQGYGVQLVFSDGHERGIYPWQYLRELG
- a CDS encoding HEAT repeat domain-containing protein — translated: MTERTTDHPDIAELLPRLNADDAAVRRIALIDLADLEEPEGLPWLTDALLVDSSTEVRTEAARLLEAWEQPDVVQALCAALADSAEPVRLAAAQSLSELKSLEAGLLILPWVNQADAFVRASALRALRELRLEDAAGPALLALQDADAAVRREAVGILGWLKHEPALPALAGLAAQEPDTEVRRAAIGALGLARDSSVLPALTAALRDEAWQVREEAATTLGKVGHAQAGPALVEALADDYWQVRLRAARSLGRLRFRQALQGLAELLGHGIANLRKEAALALGELGDSAALPALRNAEADSDPEVRKAVRIALAQLQGAA